In Mangifera indica cultivar Alphonso chromosome 1, CATAS_Mindica_2.1, whole genome shotgun sequence, a single genomic region encodes these proteins:
- the LOC123208844 gene encoding dehydrodolichyl diphosphate synthase CPT3-like — protein MGRYDDGGTASQLFSDLNSFLRRCLFRVLSVGPIPNHFAFIMDGNRRYAKKRNLEEGAGHREGFSSLMSLLEYCYELGVKYVTIYAFSIENFQRKPSEVQDLMDLMLEKMQALLKEDSIVNQFGIRVYFIGRLKLLSEPVRVAAEKVMRATEKNSKVVLLVCVAYTSADEIVHAVQESCKHKRGEIQALNKDKTSDGLAIPDVQSYKDSLDGSQTPKDTGACNDVIKGNDGTGKSDGATGCTVEKLSDNEDEDELQASNAIRIGNGVVDNIKEKDRTQGQHLVVNLVDLEKHMYMAVAPEPDILLRSSGETRLSNFLLWQTSNCLLYSPAVLWPEIGLSHLVWAVLKFQRNHAYLEKKKKQS, from the coding sequence ATGGGAAGATATGATGATGGTGGTACTGCAAGTCAGCTATTTAGCGATCTGAATAGTTTCTTGAGAAGATGCTTGTTCCGTGTTCTTTCTGTGGGTCCTATTCCCAATCATTTTGCTTTTATCATGGATGGAAATCGGAGGTATGCAAAGAAGAGGAATCTGGAAGAGGGGGCTGGCCATAGAGAGGGATTTTCATCTCTCATGTCTTTACTGGAGTATTGCTATGAACTGGGGGTGAAATATGTGACAATCTATGCCTTTagcattgaaaattttcaaagaaaaccTAGCGAGGTTCAAGACTTGATGGATCTAATGCTGGAGAAGATGCAGGCACTGCTGAAGGAAGATAGTATTGTGAACCAGTTTGGCATTAGAGTATACTTTATCGGTAGGTTGAAACTTTTGAGTGAGCCTGTCAGGGTAGCAGCAGAGAAGGTGATGAGGGCTACTGAAAAGAACAGCAAGGTGGTGCTTTTAGTCTGTGTTGCATATACTTCAGCCGATGAGATTGTACATGCAGTTCAAGAGTCCTGTAAGCATAAACGAGGTGAAATCCAAGCATTGAACAAAGATAAAACTTCTGATGGTCTTGCCATTCCTGATGTGCAATCCTACAAAGATAGTTTGGATGGTTCTCAAACTCCGAAGGATACTGGAGCTTGCAATGATGTGATTAAAGGAAATGATGGCACTGGTAAGAGTGATGGTGCAACTGGCTGTACTGTTGAAAAATTATCTgataatgaagatgaagatgaactGCAAGCATCAAATGCAATTAGAATTGGCAATGGTGTGGTTGACAACATTAAAGAGAAAGACAGGACGCAAGGGCAGCATCTTGTAGTAAATCTGGTAGATCTTGAGAAGCACATGTACATGGCTGTAGCTCCAGAACCTGACATCCTTCTCCGAAGTTCCGGGGAGACCCGCCTTAGCAATTTCCTTCTCTGGCAGACAAGTAACTGCCTATTGTATTCTCCAGCTGTACTGTGGCCGGAGATTGGTTTGTCTCACCTGGTGTGGGCAGTGCTAAAATTCCAAAGAAACCACGCATacttagagaagaagaagaaacaatcaTAA